TTGGCAAACCATGCCAGCGCAAGCATCTGCCCGTAACTGAGGGAGCTTTTCAGATTCTCATCCACCGCATCCAGCAGCTGAGGCAGTTTCAGGTAGGTGCTGGGGTGGCGAAAATGGTCTTTCACCGCCGCGAGGAACTTGTGTTGCCGTTCAATCCGCATCAGGTCGCTATCCTGACGGTAACGCACGTAGCCCAGCGCCTGCTGACCGTCCAGCCGATGCCAGCCGGGTTCCAAATGCACGTGCAGGTCGCCCCAGTTGTCATCGTAGTGCATGGGCTTGTCCACGTAGATAGTGATACCGCCGAGCAGGTCTACCACACGACGGAAGACACGGTAGTAAACCACCACGTAGTGGTCTACCGGCACGTCCAGCCATTCCTGTATTGTCTGGGAGGTGAGTTCCGGTCCGCCGAAAGCCATGGCGGCATTGATTTTGTGATAGCCGTGGTCAGGAATACGGACGCGCGTATCGCGCGGGATGGACAGCACACTGATGCGCCTGTTTACAAAGTCAAAATGCGCCAGCATGATGGTATCGCTGCGGGTGTGCTTGGTGTAGATGCGTTTCTTGTTGTCACGGTTCTCGTCGGAACCCAGCAACAGCACTGTCACCGACGATTGCCCCGGAAAGGCTTGCGCGACGTCCAGCCCCCGGTACTGCCACAGCGCGCCTACCGTTTTGCGAACCGCCTTGCTGGACGCATAAAAATAACCGCTGACCGTGCCGATAGACAGCGCACCCAGCATCAACAGTACGAGTACGACTCGCCAGAAAAGACTGCGGCGTTTGCGCCGGTTGACTTCCTGTCGTGCCAAAACATCACCCCCCACGCCCAGTATACCAAAAAAAGCGGCACTCTGCAAAAAAACGTGGTTACTCCACGACCACAGCCGTGCCGCTTACCGTCACCATCAGCATCGAGCCGCCCTGACCCAGCACCTCGTAGTCCAGGTCAATGCCTACAATGGCGTTTGCCCCCATCGCCTGCGCACGCGCTATCATCTCCTGCACGGCGATGTCCCTTGCACGCTGCAACTCCTCTTCGTAGGCTGCTGACCGCCCGCCCACGATGTCGCGAATGCTGGCGAACAGGTCCTTGAACACGTTCGCGCCCACGATGGCTTCCCCAACGACCAGCCCCAGATACTGGCGAATGCTCTTGCCTTCTAAGGTGGGAGTAGTGGTGATAATCACTTTGCCTTCCTCCTTACCCTCTTAATGTCCAGAAAGCAAAGGCGATGATGCCCACCACCAGCAGTGCCACCACCGCCATCGCGCGTTTCTCCTCGCGCGAGAAACGGAAATACTTGCGGTTCACAAGGAGCAACACTACCGCCATCGGCACCAGACCGGGCAGCATGTCCACCGCATCCATAAAACGCGGCGTGAGCGACCCCACCACGTTCTGGAAGAACATATATCCAGCCAGCGCAATGACCATCCAGATGTAGGTGGCTCGCGCCGCCATGCCAAACCGCCACACACAGGCGAAGTAAAACGCCAGGAACACGAAGTCGGCGGGGCCGATGATACCTATGGGGCGCAGACCGGTGGGCGTGGGTTTGGCTCCTGCCTGCGGCACGTGTATCGCCACCGTGCTCAACGCCTGCGGTGCCACCTCCATGACTCGCGGAATCCACAGGCTTACCACCGCAAAGTCTGCCAGCGCCGCGAAAAGGGCAGCGGGAGCAAGGATGTTTGGCTCACGGATGATGTGTGACACCGCCAAACCCAACATGCTCGCCGCCAAAACCATCAGCGTATCGCTGATGCCCAGCACCGTCTCCAGAGCCACTGGGCTCTGACGCAGCGCGGGCACGAAAGCCGGCGACAGGCGCACCACGACAAACAATATCAGCAACACTGCCATCCAGGCCAGAGCTACCAGCGGACGCAGCGGAAGCGCAGCAGCCCGTAACACCACCCATGTCGCCAGCGCCATAAATACCAGCGTGGAGAGCGCCACCTGTAAGAAACCGTCACCCAGAAAGGTGACCAGCGGCGCTCCCACGCGGTAAAGCAGGTAGACCCCTACCGCCAGCCAGAAAAGGCGATAACGGTCGTGCAGTGTTTGTTCCATGCACTATCCCGGTACGACCTTCGTGATGCGTTCGATATCAGGGTCGGTGAAGATGTCGGCTTCATCGCGGCTGGTGGAAGAAAACTCGCTCACCACCGCGCCTTCATCGCCCGCCTGGAACCAGTGTTTGGTGTTAGAAGGAATGGTGTACTGCTCGCCGGGGCGCAGCACAATCTCATGCCACACTGTGTAATGCTGTTCCCGTCCGGCGGGGGGCTTTGCTTTAGGGTTGGGCGTTGGCTCGCCTTCCACGTACAGGTACACCTCGCCCCAGCGGCAGCGGAAGGTCTCCATCTTGCCCGGGTCGCCGTTCACCGGCGGATGACGGTGCTCCGGACAGGTCTGACGCGGGAACAGCACCAGCTCCTTAGCGCAGTAGCGGTCGGTGTTCACATACACCACCAGCTCCAGTCCGGTATTCTCCAGGTCGCCCAAACCGAAGTCTGCCACTTCGATATTCTTTTGTTCCTCTGGCGTCAGCACGATGTTTGCTTTGCGCAGATACTCCATCGCGCGCTCCTGAGCCTGACGCAGCTGGCTTTCGGTAATCATCGGCGCACCTCCTTATCGTGATTCGTCCTGTGATATATACGCTAAATACTTCGTCAAACCGCTGCAGGTGTCCTTTCGGCTCAGGAGAACCTGACCCCAACCCCCTCCTCATTCGGCTTGCGCATTTATGGCGAAGACGGTACAATGTAGGCGAGACCGAGAGAACAGGCGGTATATCACGGTGGAGCGGTTTGCGTTTATTTTGCACCCGTTACGTCAGGAAGACTTTACCCGGAAATATCCCATCCTGAAGGCGGTTCCCTTCCGCTGGGTGGAAGAAACATTCAAACACATGCCCCCGCGTGTACTGTCCCACATCACGGGCATCGAATCGCGCACTGGCGCACAGGCAGAGGGCTGGTTCATCGCCGTTCCCATGACGCCGCGCCTGCTGCTGGAGACCCCCTTTGAGAAGGTGTTGCCCCGAATCGTGCGGGCTGGACGCATGGCGGAAGAGCTGGGTGCGCAGATTATCGGGCTTGGCGCGTTCCTGAAGGTGGTGGGCGATCGCGGCGTGAGTGTGGCGCGCGCGTTGAACACTCCCGTGACCACCGGCAACTCCTACACGGCGGGCAGTGCATTGCAGGGCACTCTGCTGGCGGCGGCGCGTATGGGCATCCGCGCGGAGGAGGCACAGGCGACCGTCATCGGTGCGACAGGGGCGATTGGCAGCGTGTGTGCGCGCATTCTGGCAAAGCATGTGGCGCAAATCACGCTGGTGGCGCGCAAGCGCGACCGGCTGGAAGCGTTGCAGGAGGAGATAGCCCGTTCCACACCCGCCGAGGTTCACATATCTACCGACTCGCGTAGCGCGGTGCGCGACGCCGACATGGTGATTGCCGTCAGCTCCGCCACCGATGTGCTGATAGAACCCGAAGACCTGCGTCCGGGCGCAGTGGTTTGCGATGTGGCGCGCCCCCGCAACGTGTCCGCTGCTGTGTATGAAAAGCGCAATGATGTGCTGGTGATCGACGGCGGAGTAATCCGGGTGCCCGGAGAGAATGTGGATTTCGGCTTTAACTTCGGCTTTCCCCCCAAACACGCGGAGGCGTGTATCGCCGAGACCATTATCCTGGCACTGGAACGCCGCTTCGAGTGCTTCACGCTGGGCGCGGACATCCGCGTGGACCAGGTGGAGGAGATTACCCGCCTGGCGCACAAGCACGGCTTCGAGGTGGCAGGTTTCCGTCGATTCGAACGCGCCATCCCCGACGAGGAGGTCGAACGCATCCGCCGCAACGCCGGACGTCCTCATGAGGTGGAACCGCCGATGCTCATCAAGTAACCTGTCCGTCCGGGCAGTTATCAAATCTTTTGCAACGGAGAGCCACCGATGTCTGTGCATCTCTGGGAGGAGACAGTAACCATCCCCACCTGTCCAGTGGGTAAAGCGAACCCGCATCCGCCACTACAGCGCAGGGGCTACTGGGCGGTATATCCCTATCCTCTACTCGACCAGCTCAGCGATGAGGCAGAGCCTCGCCAGTATCATGCGGTCTTCGTAGAGAACCCGTACCTGCGCGTGATGGTGCTGCCCGAACTCGGCGGGCGGGTGTGGTCGCTGTATGATAAAATCAGCGAACGCGAGTGCCTGCACCAGCCGCCATCCATCAAACCGGCACTTATTGGGCTGACTGGCGCGTGGATTGCCGGAGGCATCGAGTTCAACTTCCCCATCGGTCACCGCTACACCACGCACCAGCCTGTCTGGTACACCCTTTCCTATCCCAAAGAGGAGGGGGAGAAAGCCACCATCTGGATTGGCGAAATCTGCCGACGCAGCCGCATGATGTGGATGGTCGGCATTAGCCTTTATCCTGACCGTGCGTTCATGGAGACCGATATCCGTCTGTTCAACCGCACCGAGCTGAAGAAACGCTTCTACTTCTGGACGAACTGCGCCGTGTCGGCGCACGAGGAATGGAAATGGATACTGCCCGCTTCTTCCGTGCGCAACTGGGAGGGCGACCTGAGCGAGGCACGCGCTACCTTGCCCTTCCCTGTCACCGACGACGGCGCCGACCTGAGCCTGTACCGCAGTTATGATAGAGCCTCCAGTGTGTTCGCGCACGACTTCCGGGGCGACTTCTTCGGCGGCTATGACCTGCGCGAAGACACTGGGCTGTTGCACGTTGCCAATCCACGCGACGCCTGCGGCAGGAAGCTGTTCACCTGGGGCACGGCGGACGACGGCGCAGTGTGGGCGGAGCGGCTGGACGACCGCGGTGTGCCCTATGTGGAGATTCAGACGGGACGCTTTGAAGACCAGAGCATCTGGCACTGGATACCCCCGCACTCTCTGGAATGCTGGCAGGAGGCGTGGTACCCCATTCGCGGACTGCAGGGGACGGTTTCGGCAGCCAGCCGGGATGGGGCGTTGAGTGTGCAAATGCAGGGACAACAGCTACAGGTGCGCTTCCACAGCACCGCTCCGCGCCCCGACCATCGCCTCATCCTGCAGTATGGCGACGATGTGGTGCATGAGCAAAGGGTAGACCTCTATCCGGAGCGCACGGGCAGCTGGCAATTCACGCTGCCGCAGCCCGCCCAACTGCCGTTGAAGGTTCTCATCGCCACCGGGGCGCGGGACACCTTACTGGAAGCGATTGCCAACCCTGTCATCGAGCGGGAGCGTATCACTATTCCCCCAGCTCCCTCTGGCGACGACGCGCAGACCTACTTCTTGCAGGCAGACGCGCTGGAGCGCGGCGCGCTTCTGGACGAGGCGGAAGCGAAATACCGACAGGCACTGGAGAAGCTGCCGGACTACCTGCCTGCGCTGAACGCTCTGGCGCGCATGTGTCTCGAAGACGCACGCTGGGACGAGTGCCTGCGGTATACGGAACGCGCCCTGCAGCGCGACCCGCAAAACCACGAGGCGATGTACCTGCGTGCGCTGTGCCTGGTCACGCAGGGCAGAGATACCGAAGCGGAAGAGTGGCTCTACCCGTTGCGACGGAGCGCGGAATACCGCGCACTGGCATTCTATCTTCTGGCGATGTGCGCGCTGCGACGACGCGATTTGGCTCGGGCAGACGACCTGCTTGCCGAGTGCCTGTTGTATAACGCCGCGCACATCAAAGCTTGGATGATGCGGGCGGCGGTGCTTCGCCTGCGCGGAGAGGTGGAGGAAGCGGCACAGGTGCGCCTGCAGGTGCACCTGCTCGCACCGCTGGAGCCTCTGCTACGCACGGAAGCCTATCTGGGCACGCCCGAATCGCCCGAAGCGGATGCGGTCAATCTGCTGAAACCGCTGACGATGCAGGCATGGGGCTTCGAGGAGGTCGCCTGTGACTACCTGAACGCCGGCTGCGCAACCGACGCCATCCGCATTTTGGAGGCGTCTGCCCGGCTTGGTCTGCCCGAACAGGCTATCACCCATTACCTGCTCGCGCTGGCTTACAGCCAGAAGGGGCTACTGGCGCAGGTGGCGGAACACGCCCTGCTCGCCGCCCGCAGTGAGCAACGCTACCTCTTCCCATGGCGGCTGGAGGATTATCATGCCCTCCAGAAAGTGCTGGCGGTCAAAGCAAATGACACGCTTGCCCGCTACGCGCTGGGCAACTGGCTGGCAGCGCACCGGCGATGGGAAGACGCACTGCGCGAATGGCTCATGGCACTGGATGCGTCTGTCCCTTCCAGCCTGGAGAACCTGCAAACGCTTGCGGAGCGTTGCCTGCGGGCGACACCGCCCGAACTGCCCATCGCCCCGACCCTGTACCGCAACATCGGTCTCGCGCTGTCGGAGGCGAAGGGCTGGCACGACCTTGCGCTGCGCTACTATGAGCGCGCCCTATCGTTATCTCCGGACGACCATTACCTGTGGGTGGAGCGAGACGCTGTGGCGCGGCGCGCTGGTATCGAGGCGACTGTACGCCTGCAGTGGCTGGAGCAGGCAAGCCAGCAGGTTCTGCAAGAAAACCGCATGGCGCAGTTGCACGCGCACCTGCTGGTGCAGGCGCAGCGCTACGACGACGCTATCCGCGTGCTACACTCGCGTACCTTCCATGTGGCAGAAGGAGAGACATCCACTCGCCCTGTGTGGGTAGGGGCGCATCTCGGCAAGGGCAAGCAAATGGCGCAGCGGAGCGACTGGCAGGGTGCGCTGGAGCACTTCCAGCACGCACTGGAGTATCCCCATCATCTGGCAGTGGGTAAGCCGGTGCATCCGGCGGACGCAATCCCCTTCTTCTGGGCAGGGCTGGCGGCACAACGTCTGGGACAGGACGAACTGGCGCAACAGTACTGGCAGGAAGCGACACGGTGCGCGGCATATTCCGAGAAAGACAAAGCGCATCAGGCGGTGGCGCTGGATCTGCTGGGACGCCAAGAGGAAGCGCAGCAACTTGCTCAGGTGGAGGGGATCGCGCGCGAGATGCAGCAACTGAGAGAGGAGATAGCCGCCACCAGAGCCGAAACAACATCATTCGAAGGCATGGCGTTCCATCCGTAACAGCCAATCCTGTGCAGGAGGGCACTCATGAATCAGGCGATAGTCCTGTGCGCTGGGGCAGGTAGCCGCTTCTGGCCGTATAACGAGGTGCGCAACAAATGCGCCACACCGGTGGTGAACGAACCTGCAGTGCGCCGGCTGGTGCGGCAGATTCGCGAAGCGGGCATCCGTCGGGCAGTGGTGGTGCTGGGTGTGCACCCAGGTTCCGTCCGTTCGGCGTTGCATGGCGTAGATGGGCTGGAAATCGCCTTTGTCGGCGTGCAGGGGGTTCCAGGCACGGCGGCATGCGTTCACGCGGCTCTGCCCCTGCTGGACAACTCTCAGCGTTTTGCGGTGTTTTACGGAGATGTGGTGACCACACAGGCGACGGTGAACCGATTCCTGCAAACCGCTGCGCATAGCGACGCAGCGGCGGTCGCGCTGGTGCAGCCGGTTATCCCGCCCGAGCGGACGATTGACTGGCTGGGCGCGCACGTGCAGCAGGAGCGCATCGAATATGTGGAGGGACACAGCCGCGACTGCGAACACCGGCTATGTGGCATCTATGCCTTCACGCCATCTGCCCTTCCTGCCATCCAGAACAATCCGGGCATCATGACCCAGGTGCCCGTTGGCGGGATGCCGCCACTGGAAGCGGAGCTGGCGCAGAGCCTGCAAACGCTGATAGACGACGGGAAAGAGGTGCTGGCGGTGGAGGTGGAGGGCTACCTCGTGGACATGGACAAGCCCTGGCATATTCTAGAGGCAAACCGGCGTGTGCTGGACGAGATGAGCCGAAACCTGCAGGAAAGCGTCATCCACCCCACTGCCCGCATCCATGACGGGGCAGAGATAAAGGGGTTTGTCCTGCTTGGGGAAGGAAGCAAGGTTGGCAACCGGGTGGTGCTGGAAGGCAACGTGTTCATCGGCAAGCACACGCGTGTGGTGAACGGGGCGATTGTGGGCAGGGCGGTGGCGATTGGCAACCACACGCGCGTTAGCGACTACTGCCTGATTGGCGCGTATAGCGTGGTGGGCAACCGGTGCATCGTGGGGCATGGCGCGGAGCTGGACGGCGTGATGTTCGACGGGGCTTACCTGTATCACTATTGCGAGATTGCGGGTGTGGTGGGGCAATCGGTGGACATCGGCGCGGCGACGGTGTGCGGCACACTGCGCTTCGACGACGCCGAGACCATCCATCGCATTAAGGGCAGGCGCGAGTTTCCCGTCCACGGCGCGGACTCCACCTACTTCGGTGATTTCAGCCGCACGGGGGTGAATGTCATCACACAGCCGGGCGTCAAGATTGGCGCATACACGTGCATCGGCCCGGGTGTTGTCGTCTACGAGGACGTACCCAGTCGGAAGCTGATTCTGCTCAAGCAGGAGCTGGTAGAGAGAGAGTGGGGACCGGAGCGATACGGATGGTAATCCTCACTCCGGGCGCCGAGGTGTTTTTATTTCTTTGCCTTACACAGCGGCAAGAGGCTCATCTTTCTCCTCTCGAACACCGCGACCTCGCGAAAGCCGACGTCCCACGCCATGCGCACCGCATCCGGCAAGCAATGCGCTAACTCGTCGGGGTGGTGAGCGTCCGAGCCAAAGGTGATGAGCCTGCCGCCGCGTTCATAGTACCATTGCAGGGTCTGTCGGCAGGGGTAGAAATCGCGGGCATCTTGCCGAAGACCGGCGGTGTTTATCTCCAGCACCGTGCCTTTCTCCACCATCAGGTCAAACAACGTGAACAAGTGTTCGCGGTAGGGCTGGGGGTCAAATGCGCCAAATCGGGGCACACCGCGCCGTTTGGCATACTCCAGATGCCCCACGATGTCAATCAACCCGCTTTCCACCGAATGCAGCACTTCCTCGTAGTAGCGTTGGTACGCCTCGCGAGCCGTGGGGAAACGCTGCACGTAGTCATCGGTCATCAGCATCAGTGCGTCCACATAATGCACGCAACCCAGTACATAGTCAAAAGGATACTGGCTGAGCCACACACGCACATCCGGTTCGAACCACTGCTGGTAATCTATCTCCACGCCTGCACGGATTCGCAATCGCCCCCGGAACAGGTCGCGCACATAGGTGATGTCGTCCATGAACAGGTCGTAATCGAAGTATTCCACCACGGGATCGTTAGGGTCAAAATCCTTATGTTCGCTGAAGCCGATTTCGTCCAGCCCCAGAGCCATTGCACGGGCGCAGTGTTCCAGCATGGTCGCGCGTCCGTCGTGCGACAGGAAGGTATGCACCTGATAATCCACCCGCGTATATTCCACTCTGCTATTCCAGCCCATCGGTGCCTATTCCCTCTACATCCACCACGCGCCACTTTTCGGTGGGAAACACCAGCCATTGGCGAGCCGGCTCCTTGCGCAGCTTGAGCTGGATATCGGTAGGCTCATGGCGGCTGAGCAGCCCCTGGTCTTCCCACCAGACTTCCACGCGCATATTCACCGTCGCCTCTTTGCCGATAATATTGATGACCGGCGTGGTGTAGCGAAGATGCGGTCGGACACCGCGGCGAAACGCCGACGCTATCTCGATGCGCAGTCGGTCGCGCGAGTAGCCAAACGCATTAAATTCGCTGGAGATAGCGTCCATGATGGCGTTCACATCGCGCCCTTCGATCGCCAGACGGATATCCTCCAGTCGGTTGCGTAATACCTGCTCTTCTGGCGTGACAGGAGTCGCCGCGATGCGCCACATCACCAGCAACGCCGCGAGCAACACCATCGCGCCGAGAAGAGCGAGCTTGGTGGATGTCTTCATTCCGCTCTGCCTCGCCGGTCAATGCTGCTGAGATTATACCGGAAACAACCGGCTGTATCCAACGTGGTATATTGCATTGGGGGAGATTAAGCGGTTAATATATAGTAGACCCGTGAGCGTTGCAGGGCACGCCCTGATGTTATCAAGCAGATAATGATGGACGAAACGCAAAAGCAAAACCCTGAATGGGAGCAGGCGCTGCAGGCGCTGGCAACACAGAAAGCGCGCGTGATGGTGCTGGGCGCACGCGATGTCGGGAAAACGACTTTTGCCACGCTGCTGGCGAACCGTCAGCTCGCGCACGGCATCCGCACGGCGATAGTGGATGCCGATGTCGGGCAGTCGGAAATTGGTCCGCCCACCACCATCGGCATGGGGCTGGTGGAAATGCCTGTGCCGACGTTACACGCAGTGGTGCCCCGCGCCATCTATTTTGTCGGTTCCAACACCCCCAGGGGGCGGATGCTGGAGACGGTGAACGGCGTGCGTGCAATGGTAACCAAAGCTCAGGAAGCGGGTGCAGAGTCGGTGATCGTGGATACCACCGGTTTCGTGACGGGGGCGGCGGCACGCCGTTTGAAGTGTGCGAAAGTGGAAGCGGTACGTCCCCAGTTTGTGGTTGCCATCCAGCGCAAGGATGAGCTGGAGCACATCCTGCGATCGATAGAACGGCGCAACCTGAGGCTCATTCGCCTGCCCGTGCCTGAGACCGTGATGGTCAAGTCGCCCGAAATGCGTCAGCAGCGGCGGGTGATGCGCTTCTTCCGATACTTTCAGGATGCACGTCTGCATACTTTCGCCCTGTCCGATATCGCTTGCGAAGGCACATGGTTCAATACGGGCCATTTACTCGAGTGGAACGAAATCCACTTCCTGCAAGAGACCCTGCGCTCGCGGGTGTTCTGGGCAGAGCGCACCACAGAGCACCTTTTCGTCATCACCGACAAGGTGGTGGATGAGCGTGCGCTGGTGATTGTGGAAGAAACTTTCCGGGTGGCGCATGTTACGACGGCGGGTGTCCATCGCTTCGTCAAACTGTTACTGGGGCTACTGAATGCGGAGGGCGATTGCCTGGCGATAGGTATTCTGGAGCGGATAGATTTTGTGAATCGCACCATCACGGTGCGCACGCCCTTGCGGGATGCGTCCCACGTTGTCATTCTGCGCTTTGGTGGCTTAAACGTACGCCCTGACGGCAAGGAAATCGGCGTGGTGAAGCCGGGTGAGATTTAGGAGGAAGAGCATGGGCAAGAAGGTCTGTTCCGGCTGTTTACGAGACCCCGCCTGCACCATGCTCTGCGAGATGATAGGTCGGTGGTGCCGGGGTGAGCCATTGCACTGGAAGACGCTGGATGAAGCAGTATGGCAATCGCTCGCCGAGCAGAGCATCGCACGGGGGGTAGCCGGATTGCTCTACACGCTCCTGCCGGACAGCGTCCCCGTTCACATTCGGGAGAGGCTTCGTGCCGAATACAACTCCCAGCTCGCCGCCAACGTGATGTACATACAGCAGCTGGCGCAGGTGGCACCCGCTCTGAGAGATGCCGGAGTGCGCTTCGTCGCGGTTAAGGGTTCCGCCCTGCTGGCAACGGTCTACCCCGACCTGGGCATTCGCTCCATGAAGGACATCGACCTGCTGGTGCACCCCGAGGACGTCAACATCCTGAAGCCCGTGATGCAACAGCTGGGCTGGCAGGAGGAGGACG
The sequence above is a segment of the Bacillota bacterium genome. Coding sequences within it:
- a CDS encoding LCP family protein, with translation MARQEVNRRKRRSLFWRVVLVLLMLGALSIGTVSGYFYASSKAVRKTVGALWQYRGLDVAQAFPGQSSVTVLLLGSDENRDNKKRIYTKHTRSDTIMLAHFDFVNRRISVLSIPRDTRVRIPDHGYHKINAAMAFGGPELTSQTIQEWLDVPVDHYVVVYYRVFRRVVDLLGGITIYVDKPMHYDDNWGDLHVHLEPGWHRLDGQQALGYVRYRQDSDLMRIERQHKFLAAVKDHFRHPSTYLKLPQLLDAVDENLKSSLSYGQMLALAWFAKSVPSTNIQMVTLPCRPGRVYVYADEEKARELVDKLFHDTSAHPVSAPVPISTIQ
- a CDS encoding heavy metal-binding domain-containing protein, whose product is MIITTTPTLEGKSIRQYLGLVVGEAIVGANVFKDLFASIRDIVGGRSAAYEEELQRARDIAVQEMIARAQAMGANAIVGIDLDYEVLGQGGSMLMVTVSGTAVVVE
- a CDS encoding D-lyxose/D-mannose family sugar isomerase, whose translation is MITESQLRQAQERAMEYLRKANIVLTPEEQKNIEVADFGLGDLENTGLELVVYVNTDRYCAKELVLFPRQTCPEHRHPPVNGDPGKMETFRCRWGEVYLYVEGEPTPNPKAKPPAGREQHYTVWHEIVLRPGEQYTIPSNTKHWFQAGDEGAVVSEFSSTSRDEADIFTDPDIERITKVVPG
- a CDS encoding NAD(P)H-binding protein, with product MERFAFILHPLRQEDFTRKYPILKAVPFRWVEETFKHMPPRVLSHITGIESRTGAQAEGWFIAVPMTPRLLLETPFEKVLPRIVRAGRMAEELGAQIIGLGAFLKVVGDRGVSVARALNTPVTTGNSYTAGSALQGTLLAAARMGIRAEEAQATVIGATGAIGSVCARILAKHVAQITLVARKRDRLEALQEEIARSTPAEVHISTDSRSAVRDADMVIAVSSATDVLIEPEDLRPGAVVCDVARPRNVSAAVYEKRNDVLVIDGGVIRVPGENVDFGFNFGFPPKHAEACIAETIILALERRFECFTLGADIRVDQVEEITRLAHKHGFEVAGFRRFERAIPDEEVERIRRNAGRPHEVEPPMLIK
- a CDS encoding DUF5107 domain-containing protein gives rise to the protein MSVHLWEETVTIPTCPVGKANPHPPLQRRGYWAVYPYPLLDQLSDEAEPRQYHAVFVENPYLRVMVLPELGGRVWSLYDKISERECLHQPPSIKPALIGLTGAWIAGGIEFNFPIGHRYTTHQPVWYTLSYPKEEGEKATIWIGEICRRSRMMWMVGISLYPDRAFMETDIRLFNRTELKKRFYFWTNCAVSAHEEWKWILPASSVRNWEGDLSEARATLPFPVTDDGADLSLYRSYDRASSVFAHDFRGDFFGGYDLREDTGLLHVANPRDACGRKLFTWGTADDGAVWAERLDDRGVPYVEIQTGRFEDQSIWHWIPPHSLECWQEAWYPIRGLQGTVSAASRDGALSVQMQGQQLQVRFHSTAPRPDHRLILQYGDDVVHEQRVDLYPERTGSWQFTLPQPAQLPLKVLIATGARDTLLEAIANPVIERERITIPPAPSGDDAQTYFLQADALERGALLDEAEAKYRQALEKLPDYLPALNALARMCLEDARWDECLRYTERALQRDPQNHEAMYLRALCLVTQGRDTEAEEWLYPLRRSAEYRALAFYLLAMCALRRRDLARADDLLAECLLYNAAHIKAWMMRAAVLRLRGEVEEAAQVRLQVHLLAPLEPLLRTEAYLGTPESPEADAVNLLKPLTMQAWGFEEVACDYLNAGCATDAIRILEASARLGLPEQAITHYLLALAYSQKGLLAQVAEHALLAARSEQRYLFPWRLEDYHALQKVLAVKANDTLARYALGNWLAAHRRWEDALREWLMALDASVPSSLENLQTLAERCLRATPPELPIAPTLYRNIGLALSEAKGWHDLALRYYERALSLSPDDHYLWVERDAVARRAGIEATVRLQWLEQASQQVLQENRMAQLHAHLLVQAQRYDDAIRVLHSRTFHVAEGETSTRPVWVGAHLGKGKQMAQRSDWQGALEHFQHALEYPHHLAVGKPVHPADAIPFFWAGLAAQRLGQDELAQQYWQEATRCAAYSEKDKAHQAVALDLLGRQEEAQQLAQVEGIAREMQQLREEIAATRAETTSFEGMAFHP
- a CDS encoding NTP transferase domain-containing protein yields the protein MNQAIVLCAGAGSRFWPYNEVRNKCATPVVNEPAVRRLVRQIREAGIRRAVVVLGVHPGSVRSALHGVDGLEIAFVGVQGVPGTAACVHAALPLLDNSQRFAVFYGDVVTTQATVNRFLQTAAHSDAAAVALVQPVIPPERTIDWLGAHVQQERIEYVEGHSRDCEHRLCGIYAFTPSALPAIQNNPGIMTQVPVGGMPPLEAELAQSLQTLIDDGKEVLAVEVEGYLVDMDKPWHILEANRRVLDEMSRNLQESVIHPTARIHDGAEIKGFVLLGEGSKVGNRVVLEGNVFIGKHTRVVNGAIVGRAVAIGNHTRVSDYCLIGAYSVVGNRCIVGHGAELDGVMFDGAYLYHYCEIAGVVGQSVDIGAATVCGTLRFDDAETIHRIKGRREFPVHGADSTYFGDFSRTGVNVITQPGVKIGAYTCIGPGVVVYEDVPSRKLILLKQELVEREWGPERYGW
- a CDS encoding histidinol-phosphatase HisJ family protein, which translates into the protein MGWNSRVEYTRVDYQVHTFLSHDGRATMLEHCARAMALGLDEIGFSEHKDFDPNDPVVEYFDYDLFMDDITYVRDLFRGRLRIRAGVEIDYQQWFEPDVRVWLSQYPFDYVLGCVHYVDALMLMTDDYVQRFPTAREAYQRYYEEVLHSVESGLIDIVGHLEYAKRRGVPRFGAFDPQPYREHLFTLFDLMVEKGTVLEINTAGLRQDARDFYPCRQTLQWYYERGGRLITFGSDAHHPDELAHCLPDAVRMAWDVGFREVAVFERRKMSLLPLCKAKK